A single window of Sphingobacterium sp. ML3W DNA harbors:
- a CDS encoding helix-turn-helix domain-containing protein yields MEVKKENNQASGITYSCYAQTSRAGEHFVQECTFIYQIAGSLILNDGNREYISDTGAFRLVRRNQLLKFIKKPPIDGQFQSLTLFLDQQTLREFSLEYGLVAEHKKDETPILEIEGHPLIQSYFQSLMTYHRSGSFDNPQLVAIKMKEVILLLLHLHPELKHILFDFTEPHKIDLEAFMIKNYHFNVHLERFAYLTGRSLATFKRDFEKIFNTTPGRWLLNKRLQEAHYLLKEKGRAASDIYLELGFEDLSHFSYAFKKAYGEAPSKIKHIHVPII; encoded by the coding sequence ATGGAAGTAAAAAAAGAAAATAATCAGGCATCCGGCATCACCTACTCCTGCTACGCGCAAACAAGCAGAGCTGGAGAACACTTTGTTCAGGAATGCACGTTTATCTATCAGATAGCAGGTTCATTGATCCTGAACGATGGAAATCGGGAATACATATCCGATACGGGGGCCTTCCGCCTGGTCAGGAGAAATCAATTGTTGAAATTCATCAAGAAACCGCCAATAGATGGCCAGTTCCAATCCCTGACCCTTTTCTTGGATCAGCAGACTTTACGAGAATTCAGCCTCGAATACGGCCTAGTAGCCGAGCATAAAAAGGATGAAACACCCATTCTGGAAATAGAAGGGCATCCGCTTATCCAAAGCTACTTCCAGTCCTTAATGACCTATCATCGATCCGGTAGCTTTGACAATCCACAGTTGGTGGCCATCAAGATGAAAGAAGTCATCCTATTGCTGCTACATCTTCATCCTGAACTCAAGCACATCCTATTCGATTTTACCGAACCCCATAAAATAGACCTTGAGGCCTTTATGATCAAGAACTACCACTTCAATGTGCATTTGGAGCGGTTTGCCTATTTAACGGGCAGAAGCCTAGCCACCTTTAAACGTGATTTCGAGAAAATATTCAATACCACACCGGGCCGCTGGTTGCTAAACAAAAGATTACAGGAAGCTCATTACCTCTTAAAAGAAAAAGGAAGAGCGGCGTCCGATATCTATCTGGAATTGGGATTCGAAGATCTATCTCATTTTTCCTATGCTTTCAAAAAAGCCTATGGCGAAGCCCCCTCAAAAATCAAACATATCCATGTCCCGATTATCTAA
- a CDS encoding MBL fold metallo-hydrolase codes for MFTLLSIIATLGLTLYLFLQQPKFGKLPEGARLERIKRSPNYKNGKFVNFSPTPQIVEGTSYTSVLYDYFFKKIDRKHPKKALPTVKTDLKHLPIDQDILVWFGHSSYFIQIEGKRILVDPVFSGSVSPIPGTNKSFKGTDSYTVDDLPEIDYLFITHDHYDHLDYETIIQLKGKTNKVICGLGVGAHLEYWGYLPESIIEGDWHERIPLDDGFIVHTTPARHFSGRSLQSSKTLWMSYVLQTPTIKIFIGGDSGYDSHYAAIGEKFGPIDLAIMDNGQYDKTWRYIHHLPEDVLQAAQDLKAKRLLPVHHSKFDIATHAWDEPLVRITELNKTAHIPLITPMIGEAVRLKDDQQQFKQWWVGQQ; via the coding sequence ATGTTCACTTTACTTTCCATCATCGCCACGCTGGGCCTGACCCTATACTTATTTCTACAGCAACCAAAATTCGGAAAACTTCCAGAGGGTGCAAGATTAGAAAGGATCAAAAGATCGCCTAATTACAAAAACGGGAAATTTGTCAATTTCAGTCCCACCCCACAGATCGTAGAGGGTACCAGCTATACAAGCGTACTGTACGACTACTTCTTCAAAAAAATAGACAGAAAGCACCCCAAGAAAGCTTTACCAACCGTAAAGACAGACCTCAAGCATCTGCCCATCGACCAAGATATACTGGTCTGGTTCGGGCATTCCTCTTATTTCATCCAAATAGAGGGTAAACGGATTTTGGTCGACCCTGTTTTCAGCGGTAGCGTCTCGCCTATCCCCGGTACCAACAAATCGTTCAAAGGTACCGACAGCTATACCGTAGATGATCTTCCAGAAATCGATTACCTGTTCATTACACATGACCATTACGACCATCTGGATTATGAAACCATAATCCAGCTAAAAGGAAAAACAAATAAAGTAATCTGCGGACTTGGTGTAGGTGCACACTTGGAGTATTGGGGTTATCTGCCCGAAAGCATTATCGAAGGAGACTGGCACGAACGTATTCCACTTGACGATGGATTCATTGTCCATACGACTCCAGCACGTCATTTCTCGGGTCGGTCATTGCAGAGCAGCAAGACCCTTTGGATGTCCTATGTGTTGCAGACCCCAACAATAAAGATTTTTATCGGAGGCGATAGTGGTTACGACAGTCATTATGCTGCGATCGGAGAGAAGTTCGGCCCTATCGATCTAGCCATCATGGACAACGGACAGTATGACAAGACCTGGCGCTACATCCACCATTTACCCGAAGATGTACTTCAGGCTGCGCAGGATCTAAAGGCCAAACGCCTATTGCCGGTGCATCATTCAAAATTTGATATTGCTACCCATGCTTGGGATGAACCTTTAGTGCGGATCACCGAGTTAAATAAGACCGCACATATTCCCTTGATCACTCCGATGATTGGCGAAGCAGTCCGCCTGAAAGACGATCAGCAGCAATTCAAACAATGGTGGGTAGGACAACAATAA
- a CDS encoding VOC family protein, translated as MNPKMIWSNLAVSDLDRTTDFYTALGFKSNGRSDDLTSFLFGQHNFVIHFFLKDILQEAMKGEMTDTSKSNEIIFTIAAESTQQADEWAKEVEAAGGKLISQPEAFGSGYYGFVFADPDGHRFNVFHM; from the coding sequence ATGAATCCAAAAATGATATGGTCTAATTTGGCAGTTAGTGATTTAGATCGGACAACAGATTTTTATACCGCATTGGGTTTTAAATCCAATGGCAGATCGGATGATCTGACGAGCTTTTTGTTTGGGCAGCATAATTTTGTCATTCACTTTTTCTTGAAGGACATCCTCCAAGAGGCAATGAAAGGGGAGATGACGGATACCAGCAAGTCGAACGAGATCATCTTTACGATAGCGGCGGAAAGCACCCAACAGGCAGACGAGTGGGCAAAAGAGGTCGAAGCTGCGGGCGGGAAGCTTATTTCCCAACCCGAGGCGTTTGGAAGTGGTTATTATGGTTTTGTCTTTGCCGATCCCGATGGGCATCGGTTCAACGTATTCCATATGTAA
- a CDS encoding right-handed parallel beta-helix repeat-containing protein produces the protein MKHWFTKNMSVAMLAFISFQAQAGSTPKVYDLSKYGIVPNTGQNSSATIQQAIQKVVTEAGKTNPIVIKFKKGRYDFHAEGAQKKVYYISNHDQDNPKTVGLALEHMDNVTIDGQGSDFIFHGRMLPISLIENQNVSLKNIHIDFEQPQICQVKILENDVAAGVITYQTAPWVTYAIKDSTFYNTGEGWEMKPTSGIAFEEKTKHIVYNTSDIAVGTSRVIEVSKGIIKAPWKNEKLIPGAVVAMRSWHRPNPGIFVHKGKNTRLENISVHYSEGMGLLAQLTEDIYLEKFNVSMRGKNDPRYFTAQADATHFSGCKGVIVSNNGLYENMMDDAINIHGTYLKIIKKIDDHTLLARYMQEQSFGFDWGYVGDSVQFIQSKTMELWDNKNSIQAIKVIREKESDPIMDFEIKFSKALDAYIDPTQLDIGIENLTWTPAVEFKGNTVRNNRARGALFSTPQKTVVENNLFDHTSGTAILLCGDSNGWYETGSCRDITIKNNKFINALTNMFQFTNAVISIYPEIPDLKNQKKYFHSGIKIENNYFETFDKPILYAKSVDGITFRNNKIKTNTEYPAFHWNKNAILFERVVNTDIENNTIDGKPLEQAFHAEIKK, from the coding sequence ATGAAACATTGGTTCACTAAAAACATGTCGGTCGCTATGCTCGCTTTCATCAGCTTTCAGGCACAGGCAGGCTCAACACCTAAAGTCTACGACTTGTCCAAGTATGGCATTGTGCCAAACACCGGACAGAACAGTAGTGCCACCATCCAACAAGCCATTCAAAAAGTAGTTACCGAAGCTGGGAAAACCAATCCTATCGTAATCAAGTTCAAAAAAGGACGCTACGATTTCCATGCTGAAGGTGCACAGAAAAAAGTATATTACATCTCAAATCACGATCAGGACAATCCGAAAACTGTCGGCTTGGCATTGGAGCATATGGACAATGTGACCATCGATGGTCAAGGGTCCGATTTCATCTTCCATGGCCGCATGTTGCCGATCTCGCTGATCGAAAATCAAAATGTGAGCCTTAAAAATATCCATATCGACTTCGAGCAACCACAGATCTGCCAGGTCAAAATCTTGGAAAACGATGTTGCAGCAGGTGTGATCACCTACCAAACTGCACCTTGGGTAACGTATGCCATTAAAGACAGTACGTTTTACAATACGGGCGAAGGCTGGGAAATGAAACCTACATCTGGCATCGCCTTTGAAGAAAAAACCAAGCATATCGTTTATAATACCAGCGATATCGCCGTGGGTACATCACGTGTTATCGAAGTATCCAAAGGCATCATCAAAGCTCCTTGGAAAAACGAGAAACTGATCCCTGGTGCTGTCGTAGCGATGCGAAGCTGGCATAGACCCAATCCTGGTATTTTTGTGCATAAAGGCAAAAACACACGATTGGAAAACATCAGCGTTCATTACTCTGAAGGAATGGGCCTATTGGCACAGTTGACAGAAGATATCTACTTAGAGAAATTCAATGTATCGATGCGTGGAAAGAACGACCCGCGTTATTTCACGGCACAGGCCGATGCTACCCACTTCTCGGGCTGTAAAGGTGTCATCGTATCCAACAACGGATTATACGAAAACATGATGGACGATGCCATCAACATCCATGGTACGTACTTAAAGATCATCAAAAAAATAGATGACCATACCCTCCTTGCCCGCTACATGCAAGAGCAATCCTTTGGTTTTGACTGGGGATATGTGGGCGATTCGGTACAGTTCATCCAATCGAAAACAATGGAACTTTGGGACAATAAGAACAGTATCCAAGCCATCAAAGTGATCCGTGAAAAAGAAAGCGATCCGATCATGGACTTCGAAATCAAGTTCAGCAAAGCTTTAGATGCTTATATCGACCCTACTCAATTGGATATCGGTATCGAAAACCTAACGTGGACACCAGCAGTAGAGTTCAAAGGCAATACCGTGCGTAACAATAGAGCACGTGGCGCCCTGTTCAGCACACCACAAAAAACAGTAGTGGAGAACAATCTATTTGATCATACTTCAGGAACAGCGATCCTATTATGTGGCGATAGCAATGGTTGGTATGAGACGGGTTCTTGCCGTGACATCACGATCAAGAACAACAAGTTCATCAATGCTCTGACCAATATGTTCCAATTCACCAATGCCGTGATCTCGATCTATCCAGAGATTCCCGACCTGAAGAACCAGAAAAAATATTTCCATAGCGGTATCAAGATCGAAAACAACTATTTTGAGACTTTCGATAAACCGATCCTATATGCCAAATCGGTAGATGGTATCACCTTCCGCAACAATAAAATCAAAACGAATACAGAATATCCTGCATTCCACTGGAATAAAAATGCGATCTTATTTGAGCGCGTGGTCAATACAGACATCGAGAACAATACCATCGATGGCAAGCCACTTGAGCAGGCATTCCATGCTGAAATTAAAAAATAA
- a CDS encoding IclR family transcriptional regulator produces the protein MVQSVKRTMEILLYIAQNGNMVRLQDVADYLQVEKSTAHNLIKSLLELGYVEQDELTPRYQLTDKMYMLIPPKASIHVLKQYYRPILQQITALTQETSYLSIQMGTYIRHEFKCDPERRVRISLELGKEFVLLNSAIGNVFMAYSEHLRDSIMRSLNEEESKQLAEKLDKVVQNGYAEDYERLEKELNCIAVPVFENKRIVAVIGVSGPAFRFKEEEMMKAVAIVKQFVQP, from the coding sequence ATGGTACAGTCGGTAAAAAGGACAATGGAGATTCTCCTTTATATTGCGCAAAACGGCAATATGGTCAGGTTGCAAGATGTCGCGGATTATTTACAGGTAGAAAAATCGACTGCCCATAATTTGATCAAGTCACTGCTTGAATTGGGCTATGTCGAACAGGATGAATTAACACCACGATACCAACTCACCGATAAGATGTACATGTTGATACCACCTAAGGCATCCATACATGTGTTGAAACAATATTATAGACCTATCCTACAACAGATAACGGCGCTTACGCAAGAAACATCGTACTTGTCCATTCAAATGGGGACTTACATACGTCATGAATTTAAATGTGATCCTGAGCGAAGAGTTCGAATCAGTTTGGAACTGGGTAAAGAATTTGTCCTCCTGAATTCTGCCATTGGCAATGTATTTATGGCTTATTCTGAGCATTTAAGGGATTCTATTATGCGTTCATTGAATGAGGAAGAGTCAAAACAACTAGCTGAAAAGCTAGATAAGGTTGTTCAAAATGGTTATGCAGAGGATTATGAACGTCTAGAAAAAGAGCTGAATTGTATCGCTGTTCCCGTGTTTGAAAATAAAAGAATCGTAGCTGTTATCGGTGTTTCTGGTCCGGCTTTTCGGTTTAAAGAAGAAGAAATGATGAAGGCAGTAGCTATTGTTAAGCAATTTGTGCAGCCGTAA
- a CDS encoding 3-ketoacyl-ACP reductase has translation MQSLKGKTAIITGAGKGLGKAIALALAVEGVNLGLISRTAADLEQLTTALKQVNPDITVSYVAANVGSYSEVKEAVATISASLKTVDILINSAGILKMGGLLELPIEEWEQVFQINVLGTYYMLHEVLPLITQQGKGDIINIASTAAAKGAAKMSAYGASKAAVVNLTESLMQEVRKSNIRVTTVNPSTIATDMTLTAGFTDGNEEKVLQPEDLAYLVVNNLKLPQRAFVKELALWSTNP, from the coding sequence ATGCAATCATTAAAAGGCAAAACAGCCATCATAACCGGAGCAGGAAAAGGACTTGGCAAAGCTATAGCTTTAGCGCTAGCGGTTGAAGGTGTCAATTTAGGATTGATCAGCAGAACAGCAGCAGATCTTGAGCAGTTAACCACAGCATTAAAACAAGTAAATCCAGATATCACAGTTTCCTATGTAGCAGCTAATGTAGGAAGTTATTCAGAAGTGAAGGAAGCAGTAGCAACTATTTCAGCATCCTTGAAAACAGTAGATATCTTAATCAATAGTGCAGGAATACTTAAAATGGGTGGCCTATTAGAATTACCTATTGAGGAATGGGAACAGGTCTTTCAAATTAATGTGTTAGGTACCTATTATATGCTTCATGAAGTTTTACCATTAATCACACAACAAGGAAAAGGTGATATCATCAATATTGCATCAACAGCTGCTGCAAAAGGTGCTGCGAAAATGAGTGCATACGGTGCATCAAAAGCTGCTGTCGTCAACCTGACAGAATCTTTAATGCAGGAAGTTAGAAAATCCAACATTAGAGTAACCACGGTCAACCCAAGTACGATCGCTACGGATATGACTTTAACTGCTGGATTTACCGATGGAAATGAAGAAAAAGTACTTCAACCAGAAGACTTAGCCTATTTGGTGGTCAACAATTTAAAATTACCGCAACGTGCCTTTGTAAAAGAACTTGCACTTTGGTCTACAAATCCATAA
- a CDS encoding helix-turn-helix domain-containing protein — protein MKKTSHIPIHSLEQRGKSSFGISKIEKGRTTFNTYPPEVEHRDDYYVFLYQESGNSKITVDFQDITLSGNTVFCIQPGQVHFGAIGQDTSGWAISVDPEWVPAEFRLFLMETHIAARPVQADDQELIFRNALHLLLDLEKQRALYPEQVLKSMVDVCLHLFIPFFKQSSGEDVKQNLRPELITRQFRSLLLTNFRILKSPSAYATSLNITPAYLNEVVKDTTGYPVSYWIHQEIILEAKRSLFYTTNSVKEIAFSLGYSDPAYFIRLFKKTVGISPLQFRNKYPK, from the coding sequence ATGAAGAAAACAAGCCATATACCGATTCACAGCCTTGAACAGCGCGGAAAATCCAGTTTTGGAATCAGTAAAATAGAAAAGGGAAGAACAACTTTCAACACCTACCCACCGGAAGTTGAACATCGTGATGACTATTATGTATTTCTTTATCAGGAATCTGGAAACAGCAAAATAACAGTAGATTTTCAGGACATTACTTTATCGGGAAACACCGTTTTCTGTATACAACCCGGACAGGTTCATTTTGGTGCTATCGGACAGGATACATCCGGCTGGGCGATTTCAGTAGATCCAGAATGGGTGCCTGCAGAATTTCGTCTTTTCCTAATGGAAACCCATATTGCCGCTCGTCCCGTCCAGGCAGACGATCAGGAACTGATATTCCGAAATGCGCTTCATTTACTGCTGGATCTTGAAAAACAGCGCGCGCTATATCCAGAACAAGTACTCAAATCAATGGTCGATGTATGCTTACACCTATTTATACCGTTTTTTAAGCAATCTTCGGGCGAAGATGTCAAACAAAACCTACGTCCAGAATTGATTACCCGGCAATTCAGAAGCTTATTGTTGACCAATTTCAGAATTCTAAAAAGCCCATCAGCCTATGCAACATCGCTAAATATAACACCGGCCTATCTCAATGAGGTCGTAAAAGATACAACAGGATACCCTGTAAGTTATTGGATCCATCAAGAGATCATTCTTGAAGCTAAAAGATCCTTATTTTACACCACTAATTCAGTCAAAGAAATTGCCTTTTCATTGGGGTATTCAGACCCAGCCTATTTTATTCGCCTATTTAAAAAAACAGTGGGCATCTCTCCATTACAGTTCCGCAACAAATACCCTAAATAG
- a CDS encoding siderophore-interacting protein yields the protein MPHIPKWMADAIENLLPSKFFDTLVVNTTYVNPEILKITFSADLLPIAFQPGWAIVLRTGVNDLRHYTISAFDQETGLFDIVFHMHGNGPSSTFVSQLTVGEKLKMAIPTGRKMFVPESDHHFFFGDETSLSFILIMIAEISKRGGTYQGVVELREQNRTVAEQLHLTAKTVLRTADSPGMHAISYLKELASRSDFPLEKYVFYLTGNVSSVQAFRKELKKIGVHSKNIKFQGYWVEGSIGL from the coding sequence ATGCCTCATATACCCAAATGGATGGCCGACGCGATCGAAAATCTATTGCCCTCCAAATTTTTTGATACCCTGGTCGTAAACACAACATATGTCAATCCAGAGATCTTAAAAATAACATTCTCTGCCGACCTTCTTCCTATCGCATTCCAACCCGGTTGGGCTATCGTATTGCGAACAGGTGTCAATGATTTGCGCCATTACACGATATCCGCATTCGATCAAGAAACCGGGCTTTTTGACATCGTTTTCCATATGCATGGAAATGGACCATCAAGCACTTTCGTATCCCAGCTTACCGTTGGCGAAAAACTGAAAATGGCCATTCCCACTGGCCGCAAAATGTTTGTTCCGGAAAGCGACCATCATTTCTTTTTTGGAGATGAAACAAGCCTTAGTTTTATCTTAATCATGATAGCCGAAATATCGAAAAGAGGAGGCACTTATCAAGGAGTGGTAGAACTACGAGAACAAAACAGAACGGTAGCAGAGCAGCTCCATCTGACGGCAAAAACCGTACTACGCACAGCGGACAGTCCCGGAATGCATGCCATCAGTTATTTAAAAGAATTAGCGAGTAGATCCGATTTTCCACTTGAAAAATACGTGTTCTATCTCACCGGCAACGTATCCTCAGTCCAAGCATTTCGAAAAGAATTAAAAAAAATCGGCGTGCATTCAAAAAATATCAAGTTCCAAGGCTATTGGGTCGAAGGCAGTATTGGCTTGTAA
- a CDS encoding YceI family protein — protein MTNWSLDKAHSEIEFKVKHMMITNVKGQFQDFDLTVVSESNDLENAKIDLTIQTASITTKNEQRDEHLKSADFFDVATNPTITFHATSSKKDGDDIKLTGDLTIKGITKSITVDVEFGGVAKDPWGNEKVGYTATGKINRQDFGLTWNAALETGGLMVSDEVKFQADFQFILS, from the coding sequence ATGACAAATTGGAGTTTAGACAAAGCGCACAGTGAGATTGAGTTTAAAGTAAAACACATGATGATTACTAACGTAAAAGGTCAATTTCAAGATTTCGACCTGACAGTAGTTAGTGAGTCCAACGATTTAGAAAACGCCAAGATAGACTTGACTATACAGACCGCATCCATCACTACCAAAAACGAGCAACGCGATGAGCATTTGAAAAGTGCCGATTTTTTCGATGTAGCGACAAACCCAACCATTACTTTCCATGCAACAAGCAGCAAAAAAGATGGTGATGATATTAAATTGACCGGAGACTTAACAATCAAAGGCATCACCAAATCCATTACCGTAGACGTTGAGTTCGGTGGTGTTGCAAAAGATCCTTGGGGAAATGAAAAAGTGGGTTATACCGCTACAGGTAAGATCAACCGCCAAGATTTCGGATTGACGTGGAATGCAGCCCTAGAAACAGGTGGATTGATGGTAAGCGATGAAGTAAAATTCCAAGCGGATTTCCAATTCATCTTAAGTTAG
- a CDS encoding catalase — protein sequence MAKQQENKKVQQIQDHTVDNANRVMTTNDGIPINDNNNMLKAGERGPALIEDFIFQDKLAHFDRERIPERVVHARGSGAHGVFEATADVSKYTSAAFLQKGTVTPLFIRFSTVAGFKGSTDLARDVRGFSVKFYTEEGNYDLVGNNIPVFFIQDSMNFPDLVHAVKPEPNNEMPQAASAHDTFWDFISLMPESAHMLMWAMSDRAIPRSFRMMEGFGVHTFKFVNAQGKGTFVKFHWKPKLGVHSVAWNEAQKLSGFDSDFLRRDLWENIDKGNFPQWDLGVQLVPEEDEQKYSFDLLDATKIIPEELIPVTIIGTMTLNRNPENFFAETEQVAFDPGRLVPGIDLTNDPLLQGRIFSYADTQNYRLGGPNFHELPINRPVNGKHNNQKDGFGRQDILKGNVSYFPNSLGGGCPYQAMLKGETGFKSHEEKVDGHKVRRRSSSFADHFTQARLFFNSQSTPEKEHIINGYSFELSKVNSVDIRKRELAILNQIDKELAKRVGANLGLTPPEQLDELTLQFARQNHPEYPIQAPKPEVEKSAALSMATAPGEGTIATRKVAFLVADGVSKASVDVMKKALEAEGAEAVLISTHTGKVTFKEGGEAEIQHTYLTEASVCYDAFYTPDGDSIAKLEDEPDYIHFINEGFRHCKALAFAKGAEKLIAGSYIARHEKDAGVVLESGNNLTADFIKAMKGHRVWDREKARKVPA from the coding sequence ATGGCAAAGCAACAAGAAAACAAAAAAGTGCAACAGATCCAGGATCATACGGTCGACAATGCCAATCGGGTAATGACGACGAATGATGGAATTCCGATCAATGATAACAACAATATGCTCAAAGCAGGTGAGCGTGGACCTGCTCTTATAGAAGATTTTATTTTTCAGGATAAGCTGGCTCACTTTGATCGGGAACGCATTCCGGAACGTGTCGTACATGCTAGGGGTTCTGGTGCTCATGGTGTTTTTGAAGCGACTGCTGATGTTTCAAAATACACAAGTGCTGCTTTTTTACAAAAAGGTACCGTAACACCATTATTTATTCGATTCTCTACCGTAGCGGGCTTTAAAGGATCGACTGATCTGGCGCGTGACGTTAGGGGTTTTTCTGTGAAGTTCTACACCGAAGAAGGTAATTATGACCTGGTTGGTAACAATATTCCGGTGTTCTTTATTCAGGATTCGATGAATTTCCCGGATCTGGTCCATGCTGTTAAACCTGAGCCGAATAACGAGATGCCTCAAGCGGCATCGGCTCATGATACGTTTTGGGATTTTATATCCTTGATGCCTGAGTCTGCGCATATGTTGATGTGGGCGATGTCGGATCGTGCTATTCCACGTTCTTTTAGGATGATGGAAGGTTTTGGAGTCCATACGTTCAAATTTGTGAATGCTCAGGGTAAAGGTACCTTTGTAAAGTTTCATTGGAAACCTAAATTGGGTGTACACTCGGTAGCATGGAATGAAGCGCAAAAATTATCGGGTTTTGACTCGGATTTCTTACGTCGTGATCTTTGGGAGAATATTGATAAAGGTAATTTCCCGCAATGGGATTTGGGGGTTCAACTTGTGCCTGAAGAGGATGAACAGAAATATTCATTTGATCTATTGGACGCCACGAAGATCATCCCGGAAGAGTTGATCCCGGTGACAATCATAGGAACGATGACGCTGAACCGCAACCCTGAAAATTTCTTTGCTGAAACAGAGCAAGTAGCCTTTGATCCCGGACGCTTGGTACCGGGTATAGACCTGACCAATGATCCGTTATTGCAAGGACGTATATTCTCGTATGCGGATACGCAAAATTACCGTTTGGGAGGTCCTAATTTTCATGAACTTCCGATCAATAGACCAGTAAACGGTAAGCATAACAATCAAAAAGATGGTTTTGGAAGGCAGGATATCCTGAAAGGGAATGTCAGCTATTTCCCAAATAGCTTGGGTGGTGGTTGTCCATATCAAGCGATGCTAAAAGGGGAGACTGGTTTTAAAAGTCATGAGGAGAAGGTTGATGGTCATAAAGTAAGACGCAGGTCTTCATCGTTTGCAGATCACTTTACGCAAGCCCGCTTGTTTTTTAATTCGCAGTCCACACCAGAGAAAGAACATATCATCAATGGCTACAGTTTTGAGCTGTCTAAAGTGAATTCGGTTGATATTCGCAAAAGAGAACTGGCCATCTTGAATCAGATCGATAAAGAGCTTGCTAAAAGGGTAGGTGCCAATCTGGGATTGACTCCTCCGGAGCAACTGGATGAGTTGACCTTACAGTTTGCGCGTCAAAATCACCCTGAATATCCGATTCAAGCTCCTAAACCAGAGGTTGAAAAATCGGCAGCTCTGAGTATGGCTACGGCTCCGGGAGAAGGTACGATCGCGACACGGAAAGTTGCTTTTCTAGTTGCAGATGGTGTCAGCAAAGCATCGGTGGATGTGATGAAAAAAGCGCTGGAGGCAGAGGGTGCCGAGGCGGTGCTGATCTCGACACATACAGGTAAAGTGACGTTTAAGGAAGGTGGTGAGGCGGAAATCCAACATACCTACCTAACGGAGGCTTCGGTGTGCTACGATGCGTTCTATACGCCGGATGGTGATTCGATTGCGAAATTGGAAGATGAGCCGGATTATATCCACTTTATCAATGAAGGGTTTAGACATTGTAAGGCATTGGCATTTGCAAAAGGAGCAGAAAAACTGATTGCAGGATCGTATATTGCTAGGCATGAGAAAGATGCTGGTGTGGTGCTCGAATCGGGCAATAACCTGACAGCAGATTTTATTAAAGCGATGAAGGGTCATCGTGTGTGGGATAGAGAGAAAGCAAGAAAAGTACCTGCTTAG
- a CDS encoding response regulator transcription factor, whose translation MKILIIEDEKELAKSIVEYLSEESYLCEVAATFTEAMNKIDVFNYDCILLDITLPDGNGLKILEKLKEENKQDGVIIISAKNSLDDKIKGLQIGADDYLTKPFHLSELTVRIYSIIRRKQFNNSNIVKQEALEIDLLAKTVAVNSEPVALTKKEFNLLLYFIGNKNRVLSKSNLAEHLSGDFADMLDNHDFVYAHVKNLKKKLNDAGCEPYLKTVYGTGYKWEG comes from the coding sequence ATGAAGATCCTGATCATAGAAGACGAAAAAGAGCTTGCCAAAAGTATTGTGGAATATCTTTCCGAAGAAAGTTATTTATGTGAAGTAGCAGCGACCTTTACAGAAGCAATGAACAAAATAGATGTGTTCAATTATGACTGTATATTATTGGATATAACACTACCCGATGGAAACGGATTGAAAATTTTGGAGAAACTGAAGGAAGAAAATAAACAGGATGGTGTTATCATTATTTCGGCCAAGAATTCTTTAGATGATAAGATAAAAGGGTTACAAATAGGAGCCGATGATTATCTTACGAAACCGTTTCACTTATCAGAGCTGACAGTCCGTATCTATTCTATTATTCGTAGAAAGCAGTTTAACAACTCGAACATTGTAAAACAGGAAGCATTAGAAATTGACCTTTTGGCAAAAACCGTTGCTGTGAACAGCGAACCTGTTGCGCTTACAAAAAAAGAATTTAATTTGCTCCTTTACTTCATTGGGAATAAAAACCGGGTACTTTCTAAAAGCAATTTAGCAGAGCACCTTTCGGGAGATTTTGCGGATATGCTCGACAATCACGATTTTGTATATGCACACGTTAAGAACCTGAAAAAAAAATTAAATGATGCAGGTTGCGAACCATATTTAAAAACCGTTTACGGTACAGGTTACAAATGGGAAGGATGA